One Polypterus senegalus isolate Bchr_013 chromosome 10, ASM1683550v1, whole genome shotgun sequence DNA segment encodes these proteins:
- the LOC120536288 gene encoding relaxin-3 receptor 1-like: MNCCQRPPEGDMTPEQNGSRNQSLQDWLQLLSQDESEMHGDGSRATRVLIATVYCVVCALGLVGNLLALHLLRSRHARQQSTVNVLVMGLTITDLQFVLTLPFWAVDTVMDFRWPFGKVMCKLVSSVTTMNMYASVFFLTAMSVTRYCSVTSSVKMSRRPHGCSAKWVSLFIWSSALLATLPHAIFSTTVKVTDEELCLVRFPDSSWDPQLLLGLYQTQKVLLGFVLPLITISVCYILLLRFIISKRVGDVSGDHSHDKRRSKVTKSVTIVVLAFFICWLPNQALTMWGVFIKFDIVPFSKAFYNAQAYAFPLTVCLAHTNSCLNPVLYCLIRREFRAALRDILLRLAPSWNIRLPAITPSASVAPGVIQTSVRRTAGLCCR; encoded by the coding sequence ATGAACTGTTGCCAGCGCCCTCCCGAGGGGGACATGACCCCTGAGCAGAACGGGTCGAGGAACCAAAGCCTGCAAGACTGGCTACAGCTGCTGTCTCAGGACGAGTCGGAGATGCACGGCGATGGTTCCAGAGCCACGCGTGTCCTGATCGCGACGGTGTACTGTGTTGTGTGCGCCCTGGGACTGGTGGGCAACCTCCTGGCACTTCATCTATTGCGATCAAGACATGCCCGGCAGCAGTCCACAGTCAACGTGCTCGTCATGGGTTTGACCATCACGGACCTCCAGTTTGTTTTAACCCTGCCCTTCTGGGCGGTGGacactgtaatggacttcaggtGGCCCTTCGGTAAAGTGATGTGCAAGTTGGTCAGCTCGGTGACAACCATGAACATGTATGCCAGCGTCTTTTTCCTCACAGCTATGAGTGTCACCCGTTACTGTTCGGTGACTTCATCGGTAAAAATGAGCAGACGTCCCCATGGCTGTTCTGCCAAGTGGGTCAGCTTGTTCATCTGGTCTAGCGCTTTGCTAGCCACCTTACCTCACGCCATCTTCTCTACCACCGTCAAGGTGACCGACGAGGAGCTGTGTCTCGTGCGTTTTCCAGACTCCAGCTGGGACCCGCAGCTACTTCTTGGACTTTATCAAACCCAGAAGGTTCTTCTTGGCTTCGTCCTTCCTCTCATCACGATCTCGGTGTGCTACATCCTATTGTTGCGCTTCATCATCAGCAAACGAGTTGGAGACGTCAGCGGCGACCACAGCCACGACAAGCGCCGCTCTAAGGTCACCAAATCCGTCACTATCGTGGTGCTTGCCTTTTTCATCTGTTGGCTCCCAAATCAAGCACTCACCATGTGGGGCGTTTTCATTAAGTTTGATATCGTTCCGTTCAGCAAGGCTTTTTATAACGCCCAGGCGTACGCCTTTCCCTTGACAGTATGCCTCGCTCACACCAACAGCTGCTTGAACCCTGTCCTGTACTGCCTGATCCGCCGGGAATTCAGGGCTGCGCTCCGGGACATACTACTACGTCTGGCACCTTCCTGGAATATTCGTCTGCCCGCCATCACACCCAGCGCATCCGTGGCGCCGGGCGTCATCCAGACGAGCGTGAGGAGAACAGCGGGCTTGTGCTGTCGGTAG